The following are from one region of the Tachysurus fulvidraco isolate hzauxx_2018 chromosome 15, HZAU_PFXX_2.0, whole genome shotgun sequence genome:
- the ube2d2l gene encoding ubiquitin-conjugating enzyme E2D 2 (UBC4/5 homolog, yeast), like — protein sequence MALKRIHKELTDLGRDPPAQCSAGPVGDDLFHWQATIMGPNDSPYQGGVFFLTIHFPTDYPFKPPKVAFTTRIYHPNINSNGSICLDILRSQWSPALTISKVLLSICSLLCDPNPDDPLVPEIARIYKTDNEKYNRIAREWTQKYAM from the exons ATGGCGTTGAAACGAATTCACAAG gagctgaCTGATCTGGGTCGGGATCCTCCAGCACAGTGTTCTGCAGGCCCGGTGGGTGATGACT TATTTCATTGGCAAGCCACAATTATGGGACCT aaCGACAGTCCATACCAGGGTGGTGTGTTTTTCTTGACCATTCATTTCCCTACAGATTACCCATTCAAGCCACCTAAG GTTGCATTCACCACAAGAATTTATCACCCAAACATTAACAGTAATGGCAGCATCTGTTTGGATATTCTAAGATCGCAGTGGTCACCAGCATTAACTATTTCTAAAG TTCTTTTGTCCATCTGCTCTCTGTTATGTGACCCGAACCCAGACGACCCGCTAGTGCCAGAGATAGCACGCATATATAAAACAGACAACGAAAA GTACAACAGAATAGCTCGGGAATGGACCCAAAAGTATGCCATGTGA